Within the Thermoanaerobaculales bacterium genome, the region TCTGCAGCTTGTCCTTCTCGAGCGAGCGGAGCCGCTGCTTCTGCCGGGCCCGGCTGAGGTGCATCCAGAACTTCAGGATCAGCGCGCCGTCGTCGGCCAGCACCCGCTCGAAGGCGGCGATTCCGGCGAGCTCCTTGTCGTAGTCGGCCCACGAGCCCTTCCCGTACACGCACTCGAGGAACGGCCTCGAGTACCACGCGGAGAGCAGCAGGGCGAGCTGGCCGTTCGCCGGCAGGTCGCGCCAGTAGCGCCAGAAGCGCGGCCGCTCCAGCTCCTCCTCGCTCGGCGGCTGGTAGGCGGAGTTGAGGATCCAGCGCGGGTCCATCCACTGGTTGAGCACGTTGATGGTCTCGCTCTTGCCGGCGCCGTCGACACCGGCGAAGAGCACAAGCACCGGGAAGTCCGCTCGACGCAGCCGCTGCTGGAGCTCGACGAGCTCGACCCGCAGCGCGGGCACGGCCTGGTCGAAGGCCTTCTTCGCCACCTTCCTGCCCAGCTGCGCGCTTTCGAACATCCCGCCTCCGCGTGCCGCCCACAGGATAGCTCGTGCCGGTCGGGTTTGCCCGGGGAGCTCGTCCAGCCGCCGGCGGCTGGGTTAGTCTGTGCGCGATGCGGGCGGTCATCTTCGACATGGACGGGGTGCTGATCGACTCCGAGCCGTTGTGGCGGCAGGCCGAGCGGGAGGTCTTCGCCGAGCAGGGACTGATTCTGAGCGATGACGACTGCAGGCAGACCATGGGCCTGCGCACCGATGAGCTGGTCGCCTACTGGTATCGCCGGCACCGCTGGCTGGCACGAACGCAGTCCGTGGTCGCCGACGCCATCGACTCCCGCGTCGCCGAGCTGATCGCGGAGCACGGCGCGCCGCTGCCGGGCGCGGTGGCCGCGGTCCGGGCCGCTCGCGAGTCCGGCCTTCCGCTCGGGCTGGCCTCGTCGTCGTCGCTCGCCCTGATCGAGCTCGTGGTGAGGGCGCTCGGCCTCGGTGACTGCTTTTCGGCGCTGTGCTCGGCCGAGGACGAGGAGCGAGGCAAGCCCGATCCGGCGGTCTATCTCACCGCCGCGCGCCGGCTCGGCGTGCCGCCTGGCGAGTGCGTGGCCGTCGAGGACTCGGCGCGCGGCGTCGCCGCCGCCCTCGCCGCCGGGATGCGGGTCGTCGCCGTGCCCACACCCGACCACCTCGACAATCCGGCGTTCGACCCCGCCCACCTCAAGCTGCGCTCGCTCGAGGAGCTCTCGGTCGAGGGCCTGCGCGCCCGGGGCTGGTAGCTCTTCTTTGACCCGTTCCCGCTCCCGTTCCCGTTCCGGTTCCCGTCTGCAACACACAATGGTGCCAGGCACCGAACTCCGTACATCCCCTCGCATTTCCGCTGCCGGCCACGGCGCCATGCTCACCCTTCGCCTGCGCTGAACGGAGGCGGAGGCGGAATCGGGCACGGGGACG harbors:
- the hxpB gene encoding hexitol phosphatase HxpB — translated: MRAVIFDMDGVLIDSEPLWRQAEREVFAEQGLILSDDDCRQTMGLRTDELVAYWYRRHRWLARTQSVVADAIDSRVAELIAEHGAPLPGAVAAVRAARESGLPLGLASSSSLALIELVVRALGLGDCFSALCSAEDEERGKPDPAVYLTAARRLGVPPGECVAVEDSARGVAAALAAGMRVVAVPTPDHLDNPAFDPAHLKLRSLEELSVEGLRARGW